One segment of Burkholderia multivorans ATCC BAA-247 DNA contains the following:
- the dksA gene encoding RNA polymerase-binding protein DksA — MTKKLLTEAEILKMSDKDYMNEDQLAFFKARLEQLQAEILHNAGQTTENLRETVIVPDPADRATIEEEHALELRTRDRERKLLKKVQQSLARIESGEYGWCEETGEPIGIPRLLARPTATLSLEAQERRELRQKLFGD, encoded by the coding sequence ATGACGAAGAAACTCTTGACCGAAGCCGAAATCCTGAAGATGAGCGACAAGGATTACATGAATGAGGATCAGCTCGCCTTCTTCAAAGCTCGGCTCGAACAATTGCAGGCGGAAATTCTCCACAACGCCGGCCAGACGACCGAGAACCTTCGCGAGACGGTGATCGTGCCGGACCCTGCCGATCGCGCGACGATCGAGGAAGAGCATGCGCTCGAGCTGCGCACGCGCGACCGCGAGCGCAAGCTGCTCAAGAAGGTCCAGCAGTCGCTCGCCCGCATCGAGTCCGGCGAATACGGCTGGTGCGAGGAAACCGGCGAACCGATCGGCATCCCGCGTCTGCTCGCGCGCCCGACCGCGACGCTGTCGCTCGAGGCGCAGGAGCGCCGCGAGCTGCGCCAGAAGCTGTTCGGCGACTGA
- the hslV gene encoding ATP-dependent protease subunit HslV, whose product MEQFHGTTIVSVRRGDKVALGGDGQVTLGNIVMKGGARKVRRIYNNQVLVGFAGGTADAFSLLDRFEAKLEKHQGNLTRAAVELAKDWRTDRMLRRLEAMLITADANTTLVITGNGDVLDPEGGICAIGSGGAYAQAAARALAENTELSPREIVEKSLEIAGDMCIYTNHNRVIETIE is encoded by the coding sequence ATGGAGCAATTTCACGGCACGACCATCGTTTCGGTCCGGCGCGGCGACAAGGTCGCGCTCGGCGGCGACGGCCAGGTGACCCTCGGCAACATCGTCATGAAGGGTGGCGCGCGGAAAGTGCGGCGGATCTACAACAACCAGGTTCTGGTCGGATTCGCGGGCGGCACCGCCGATGCGTTCTCGCTGCTCGACCGCTTCGAGGCGAAGCTCGAGAAGCACCAGGGCAATCTGACGCGCGCGGCCGTCGAACTCGCGAAGGACTGGCGCACCGACCGCATGCTGCGCCGCCTCGAGGCGATGCTGATCACGGCCGACGCGAACACGACGCTCGTGATTACCGGCAACGGCGACGTGCTCGATCCGGAAGGCGGCATCTGCGCGATCGGCTCGGGCGGCGCGTATGCGCAGGCCGCCGCGCGCGCGCTCGCGGAGAACACCGAGCTGTCGCCGCGCGAGATCGTCGAAAAGTCGCTCGAGATCGCCGGCGACATGTGCATCTACACGAACCACAACCGCGTCATCGAAACGATCGAGTAA
- the hslU gene encoding ATP-dependent protease ATPase subunit HslU, which produces MSTMTPAEIVSELDKHIIGQAKAKKAVAVALRNRWRRQQVAEPLRQEITPKNILMIGPTGVGKTEIARRLAKLADAPFIKIEATKFTEVGYVGRDVDSIVRDLVEISVKQTRESEMRKVRSKATDQAEDRILDILLPQPRAVGFGGNADHANDDNNATRQTFRKRLREGQLDDKEIELDLEQPSVGMDIMAPPGMEEMTEQIRSMFSNLGSGKKQRRKVKIKEALKLLTDEEAAKMLNDEEVKTKAVQNVEQNGIVFLDEIDKITSRNNEGSGGEVSRQGVQRDLLPLVEGTTINTKYGMVKTDHILFIASGAFHLAKPSDLIPELQGRFPIRVELDSLSVNDFEAILVATDASLVKQYQALLATEDVELEFADDGIRRLAEIAYSVNEKTENIGARRLYTVIEKLLEEVSFSAGNHAGERVTIDAKYVDRALGEVSQDEDLSRYVL; this is translated from the coding sequence ATGAGCACCATGACCCCTGCCGAGATCGTCTCGGAACTCGACAAGCACATCATCGGCCAGGCGAAGGCGAAGAAAGCCGTCGCGGTCGCGCTGCGCAATCGCTGGCGCCGCCAGCAGGTCGCCGAACCGCTGCGCCAGGAAATCACGCCGAAGAACATCCTGATGATCGGGCCGACGGGCGTCGGCAAGACCGAAATCGCGCGCCGCCTCGCGAAGCTGGCGGACGCGCCGTTCATCAAGATCGAAGCGACCAAGTTCACCGAAGTCGGCTATGTCGGCCGCGACGTCGACAGCATCGTGCGCGACCTCGTCGAGATTTCGGTCAAGCAGACGCGCGAAAGCGAAATGCGCAAGGTGCGCAGCAAGGCGACCGATCAGGCGGAAGACCGCATCCTCGACATCCTGCTGCCGCAGCCGCGCGCGGTCGGCTTCGGCGGCAACGCCGACCATGCGAACGACGACAACAACGCGACGCGCCAGACCTTCCGCAAGCGCCTGCGCGAAGGCCAGCTCGACGACAAGGAGATCGAGCTCGATCTCGAACAGCCGAGCGTCGGGATGGACATCATGGCGCCGCCGGGCATGGAAGAGATGACCGAGCAGATCCGCTCGATGTTCTCGAACCTCGGCAGCGGCAAGAAGCAGCGCCGCAAGGTGAAGATCAAGGAAGCGCTGAAGCTGCTGACCGACGAGGAAGCGGCGAAGATGCTCAACGACGAGGAAGTGAAGACGAAGGCCGTGCAGAACGTCGAGCAGAACGGCATCGTGTTCCTCGACGAGATCGACAAGATCACGTCGCGCAACAACGAAGGCAGCGGCGGCGAAGTGTCGCGCCAGGGCGTGCAGCGCGACCTGCTGCCGCTCGTCGAAGGCACGACGATCAACACGAAGTACGGGATGGTGAAGACCGATCACATCCTGTTCATCGCGAGCGGCGCGTTCCATCTCGCGAAGCCGAGCGACCTGATCCCCGAACTGCAGGGGCGCTTCCCGATCCGCGTCGAGCTCGATTCGCTGTCGGTGAACGACTTCGAGGCGATCCTGGTCGCGACCGACGCGAGCCTCGTCAAGCAGTACCAGGCGCTGCTCGCCACCGAAGACGTCGAGCTCGAATTCGCGGACGACGGCATTCGCCGCCTCGCGGAAATCGCGTACTCGGTGAACGAGAAGACCGAGAACATCGGCGCGCGACGCCTGTACACGGTGATCGAGAAGCTGCTCGAGGAAGTGTCGTTCTCGGCCGGCAATCACGCCGGCGAGCGCGTGACGATCGACGCGAAGTATGTCGACCGTGCGCTCGGCGAAGTCTCGCAGGACGAGGATCTGTCGCGCTACGTGCTGTAA
- a CDS encoding response regulator transcription factor, with protein MSDNNFLVIDDNEVFAGTLARGLERRGYAVQQAHDKETALRLAAAGKFQFITVDLHLGDDSGLSLIAPLCDLQPDARILVLTGYASIATAVQAVKEGADNYLAKPANVESILAALQTNASEVQAEEAIENPVVLSVDRLEWEHIQRVLAENNNNISATARALNMHRRTLQRKLAKKPVRQ; from the coding sequence ATGAGCGACAACAATTTCCTGGTGATCGACGACAACGAGGTGTTCGCGGGCACGCTCGCACGCGGCCTCGAGCGTCGCGGCTATGCGGTCCAGCAGGCGCACGACAAGGAGACGGCGCTCAGGCTCGCCGCGGCGGGCAAATTTCAGTTCATCACCGTCGACCTGCATCTCGGCGACGATTCGGGCCTGAGCCTGATTGCACCGCTGTGCGACCTGCAGCCCGACGCGCGGATTCTCGTGCTCACCGGCTACGCGAGCATCGCGACGGCCGTGCAGGCCGTGAAGGAAGGGGCCGACAACTATCTCGCGAAGCCCGCGAACGTCGAGTCGATTCTCGCGGCACTGCAGACCAACGCGAGCGAGGTACAGGCCGAGGAAGCGATCGAGAACCCGGTCGTGCTGTCGGTCGACCGGCTCGAATGGGAGCACATCCAGCGCGTGCTGGCCGAGAACAACAACAACATCTCGGCTACCGCGCGCGCGCTGAACATGCACCGCCGCACGCTGCAGCGCAAGCTCGCGAAGAAGCCGGTCCGGCAGTAA
- a CDS encoding ATP-binding protein, which translates to MQRITTTGRVNLSHLFWLRNLAIIGQLVTIGVVQTYFGVHLPLPAMLMVIALEIVFNALTWVRVLRARPETNFELLGQLWVDLGALSALLFLSGGTTNPFVSLYLPSLAIAAAVLPWHLMIWLAAFAVACYAALGFDSVPLNMDNPANLFDYYRTGMWVNFMVSVGLIAWFVARMSNALRQRDSALGDAQQRLLRDERAVALGVQAATVAHEMGTPLSTIAMLAEELRDAARDDPGLARYEADLKVLEEQMMLCTSALARLRSRASAPASRQPVDEWLDTFVEHWRLRHPHVQFELLGARPSGVALDDTVAAGQILTILLDNAARASPHRVTLAAKVVHDRTPDQIAFEVCDDGPGIPAALRESLGAMPVDSTQGGHGVGLYLAFSAAARLGGEIELSDVTPRVGGAARAGAATAAAAQASGQSAAPGERAAGADARPAAGGRGTRAVLRLPVARIAVHPVAASNHT; encoded by the coding sequence ATGCAACGAATCACCACCACCGGGCGCGTCAATCTGAGTCATCTGTTCTGGCTGCGCAATCTCGCGATCATCGGCCAGCTCGTGACGATCGGCGTCGTGCAGACGTATTTCGGCGTGCATCTGCCGCTGCCGGCGATGCTGATGGTCATCGCGCTCGAAATCGTCTTCAACGCGCTGACGTGGGTGCGCGTGTTGCGCGCGCGTCCGGAGACGAACTTCGAGCTGCTCGGCCAGCTGTGGGTCGACCTCGGTGCGCTGTCGGCGCTGCTGTTCCTGTCGGGCGGCACGACGAATCCGTTCGTGTCGCTGTATCTGCCGTCGCTCGCGATTGCGGCGGCCGTGCTGCCGTGGCATCTGATGATCTGGCTCGCGGCGTTTGCCGTCGCCTGCTACGCGGCGCTCGGTTTCGATTCGGTGCCGCTGAACATGGACAATCCGGCGAACCTGTTCGACTACTACCGCACCGGGATGTGGGTGAACTTCATGGTGAGCGTCGGGCTGATCGCGTGGTTCGTCGCGCGCATGTCGAATGCGCTGCGGCAGCGCGATTCGGCGCTCGGCGACGCGCAGCAGCGGCTGCTGCGCGACGAGCGCGCGGTCGCACTCGGCGTGCAGGCCGCGACGGTCGCACACGAAATGGGCACGCCGCTGTCGACGATCGCGATGCTCGCCGAGGAACTGCGCGACGCCGCGCGCGACGATCCGGGGCTCGCGCGCTACGAGGCCGACCTGAAGGTGCTCGAAGAACAGATGATGCTGTGCACGTCGGCGCTCGCGCGCCTGCGCAGCCGCGCGAGTGCGCCGGCGAGCCGGCAGCCGGTCGACGAGTGGCTCGACACCTTCGTCGAGCACTGGCGCCTGCGGCATCCGCACGTGCAGTTCGAGCTGCTCGGGGCGCGCCCGTCCGGCGTCGCGCTCGACGACACGGTCGCGGCCGGCCAGATCCTGACGATCCTGCTCGACAACGCGGCGCGCGCGAGCCCGCACCGCGTGACGCTGGCCGCGAAGGTCGTGCACGATCGCACGCCCGACCAGATTGCATTCGAAGTATGCGACGACGGGCCCGGCATTCCGGCCGCGCTGCGCGAATCGCTCGGCGCGATGCCGGTCGACAGCACGCAGGGCGGGCACGGTGTCGGCCTGTATCTCGCATTCAGCGCGGCGGCGCGTCTGGGCGGCGAGATCGAGCTGTCCGACGTGACGCCGCGCGTCGGCGGCGCGGCACGTGCCGGCGCCGCCACGGCGGCGGCCGCGCAGGCATCGGGCCAGAGCGCTGCGCCGGGCGAACGCGCGGCAGGCGCGGACGCCCGGCCGGCCGCCGGCGGCCGCGGCACGCGCGCGGTGTTGCGACTGCCGGTCGCGCGCATCGCGGTGCATCCGGTGGCCGCCTCCAACCACACGTAG
- a CDS encoding cysteine-rich CWC family protein, whose product MTDSAAGARSVPRRVRCARCGRGFDCGAHTQPFECWCASMPTPPGAPPSAPGVRCLCPECLAAEIAQRMAGAPG is encoded by the coding sequence ATGACCGATTCCGCCGCCGGCGCCCGTTCGGTTCCGCGTCGCGTGCGCTGCGCGCGCTGCGGGCGCGGCTTCGATTGCGGCGCGCACACGCAGCCGTTCGAGTGCTGGTGCGCGTCGATGCCGACGCCGCCCGGTGCGCCGCCGTCGGCACCCGGCGTGCGCTGCCTGTGCCCCGAATGCCTCGCCGCCGAGATCGCGCAACGGATGGCGGGCGCGCCCGGCTGA
- the argB gene encoding acetylglutamate kinase, with amino-acid sequence MSEPLDLSQIAPTLKAEILAEALPYIRRYHGKTVVIKYGGNAMTEERLKQGFARDVILLKLVGINPVIVHGGGPQIDHALKKIGKAGTFIQGMRVTDEETMEVVEWVLGGEVQQDIVMLINHFGGHAVGLTGKDGGLIHARKLLMPDRDNPGEYIDIGQVGEVEAINPAVVKALQDDAFIPVISPIGFGEDGLSYNINADLVAGKLATVLNAEKLVMMTNIPGVMDKEGNLLTDLSAREIDALFEDGTISGGMLPKISSALDAAKSGVKSVHIVDGRIEHSVLLEILTEQPFGTMIRSH; translated from the coding sequence ATGTCCGAGCCCCTCGACCTCTCGCAGATCGCCCCTACGCTGAAAGCAGAAATCCTTGCCGAGGCGCTGCCGTATATCCGCCGCTATCACGGCAAGACCGTGGTCATCAAATACGGCGGCAATGCGATGACGGAAGAACGGCTCAAGCAGGGCTTCGCGCGCGACGTGATCCTGCTGAAGCTGGTCGGCATCAATCCGGTGATCGTCCACGGCGGCGGTCCGCAGATCGATCACGCACTGAAGAAGATCGGCAAGGCGGGCACGTTCATCCAGGGCATGCGCGTGACCGACGAAGAGACGATGGAAGTCGTCGAATGGGTGCTGGGCGGCGAAGTGCAGCAGGACATCGTGATGCTGATCAATCACTTCGGCGGCCATGCGGTTGGCCTGACCGGCAAGGACGGCGGCCTGATCCATGCACGCAAGCTGCTGATGCCGGACCGCGACAATCCGGGCGAGTACATCGACATCGGCCAGGTCGGCGAAGTCGAGGCGATCAACCCGGCCGTCGTGAAGGCGCTGCAGGACGACGCCTTCATCCCGGTGATCTCGCCGATCGGCTTCGGCGAAGACGGCCTGTCGTACAACATCAACGCGGACCTCGTCGCCGGCAAGCTCGCGACGGTGCTGAACGCCGAAAAGCTCGTGATGATGACCAACATCCCGGGCGTGATGGACAAGGAAGGCAATCTGCTGACCGATCTGTCCGCGCGCGAGATCGACGCGCTGTTCGAAGACGGCACGATTTCGGGCGGCATGCTGCCGAAGATCTCGTCGGCGCTCGACGCAGCGAAGAGCGGCGTGAAATCGGTCCATATCGTCGACGGCCGCATCGAGCATTCGGTGCTGCTCGAAATCCTGACCGAGCAGCCGTTCGGCACGATGATCCGCTCGCATTGA
- a CDS encoding pyrimidine 5'-nucleotidase — MSARRPPASPDLPAPLRRRRISRSRPHAGAPVWLFDLDNTLHHASHAIFPEINRAMTQYIIDTLGVDRAEADRLRTGYTQRYGAALLGLTRHHPIDPHDFLRAVHTFSDLPAMLRAERGLARIVAALPGRKIVLTNAPERYARAVLRELRIERLFERVIAIEHMRDRRTWRAKPDHTMLRRALRAAHARLTDAILVEDTRGHLKRYKRLGIGTVWITGHLPGHLPATGRPHYVDRRIRSLKSLRLGTRSGRQKCSRLTRRTTA; from the coding sequence TTGAGCGCGCGCCGCCCGCCGGCCAGTCCGGACCTGCCGGCCCCGCTGCGGCGCCGGCGCATCTCGCGCAGCCGGCCGCACGCCGGCGCGCCGGTGTGGCTGTTCGATCTCGACAACACGCTGCACCACGCATCGCACGCGATCTTTCCCGAGATCAACCGCGCGATGACGCAATACATCATCGACACGCTCGGCGTCGATCGCGCCGAAGCCGACCGCCTGCGCACCGGCTACACGCAGCGCTACGGCGCCGCGCTGCTCGGCCTCACGCGCCATCATCCGATCGATCCGCACGACTTCCTGCGCGCGGTCCACACGTTTTCGGACCTGCCGGCGATGCTGCGCGCCGAGCGCGGCCTCGCGCGCATCGTCGCCGCCCTGCCGGGCCGCAAGATCGTGCTGACCAACGCGCCGGAGCGCTATGCGCGCGCGGTGCTGCGCGAGCTGCGCATCGAGCGGCTGTTCGAGCGCGTGATCGCGATCGAGCACATGCGCGACCGCCGCACCTGGCGCGCGAAGCCCGACCACACGATGCTGCGCCGCGCGCTGCGCGCCGCGCACGCGCGGCTGACCGACGCGATCCTCGTCGAGGATACGCGCGGCCACCTGAAGCGCTACAAGCGCCTCGGCATCGGCACGGTGTGGATCACCGGCCACCTGCCGGGCCATCTACCGGCCACCGGCCGCCCGCATTATGTCGACCGGCGGATTCGTTCGCTAAAATCGCTCCGACTGGGCACTCGATCGGGGCGACAAAAATGCAGCCGACTCACCCGCAGGACCACCGCGTAA
- the slmA gene encoding nucleoid occlusion factor SlmA translates to MQPTHPQDHRVTDDQATPARARARPKPGERRMLILQTLASMLEAPKREKITTAALAARLDVSEAALYRHFASKAQMYDGLIEFIEETFFGLINQIAAKEPDGVLQARAIGMMLLNFAAKNPGMTRVLTGEALVGEHERLAERIDRMLERIEASVRQCLRVALAERTAAAGSGAPLPAGYDPAVRASLLVGYAVGAWQRYTRSGFTKPPGELAEQKLQLILQ, encoded by the coding sequence ATGCAGCCGACTCACCCGCAGGACCACCGCGTAACGGACGACCAGGCCACACCCGCGCGAGCGCGCGCCCGACCGAAGCCGGGCGAGCGCCGCATGCTGATCCTGCAGACGCTCGCGTCGATGCTCGAGGCGCCGAAGCGCGAGAAGATCACGACGGCCGCGCTCGCGGCACGGCTCGACGTGTCCGAAGCCGCGCTCTACCGGCATTTCGCGAGCAAGGCCCAGATGTACGACGGCCTGATCGAATTCATCGAAGAAACGTTCTTCGGGCTGATCAACCAGATCGCCGCGAAGGAGCCCGACGGCGTGCTCCAGGCGCGCGCGATCGGCATGATGCTGCTCAATTTCGCGGCGAAGAACCCCGGCATGACGCGCGTGCTGACCGGCGAGGCGCTCGTCGGCGAGCACGAGCGGCTCGCCGAGCGCATCGATCGCATGCTCGAGCGGATCGAGGCATCGGTCCGGCAGTGCCTGCGCGTCGCGCTGGCCGAGCGCACGGCGGCCGCCGGCAGCGGCGCGCCGCTTCCGGCCGGCTACGATCCGGCCGTTCGCGCGAGCCTCCTCGTCGGCTACGCGGTCGGCGCGTGGCAGCGCTACACGCGCAGCGGCTTCACGAAACCGCCCGGCGAACTCGCCGAACAGAAGTTGCAACTGATCCTCCAGTAA
- a CDS encoding fimbrial protein — MVQFSTQGLPRALRAALLVAGICALPAAHAQDGTITVTGDISGTTCKISGNSTGGPNFTVALPEIVASSLGSAGTRTGDTPFNIMLTNCQPGSGNVSTYFEPGTTVNAATGQLKNASGTAQNVEVGLLNKDRSVIKLGVGHPSQNTAKVAIASGSAKLEYIAQYVATGGAAGSGSVNTSVLYSLVYQ; from the coding sequence ATGGTTCAATTTTCGACTCAAGGATTACCCCGGGCGCTGCGCGCCGCTCTGCTGGTAGCCGGCATCTGCGCGCTGCCGGCCGCTCACGCGCAGGACGGCACCATCACGGTGACCGGCGACATCTCCGGCACGACCTGCAAGATTTCCGGCAACAGCACCGGCGGCCCCAACTTCACGGTGGCGCTGCCTGAAATCGTCGCGTCGTCGCTCGGTTCTGCAGGCACGAGAACCGGCGATACGCCGTTCAACATCATGCTGACCAACTGCCAGCCGGGCAGCGGCAACGTGTCGACCTACTTCGAACCGGGCACGACGGTCAACGCCGCAACCGGCCAGTTGAAAAACGCGTCGGGCACCGCGCAGAACGTCGAAGTCGGACTGCTCAACAAGGACCGCAGCGTCATCAAGCTCGGCGTCGGCCATCCGTCGCAAAACACCGCGAAGGTCGCCATCGCGTCGGGCTCGGCGAAGCTCGAGTACATCGCGCAATACGTCGCGACGGGCGGCGCCGCAGGCTCCGGCTCCGTCAACACCTCGGTTCTCTATTCGCTCGTTTATCAATAA
- a CDS encoding fimbrial biogenesis chaperone — translation MNRYAGKWKAWTLAVATLVSLVAGSAQASVVIGGTRVVYPEKDREVTVRLTNEGEKPALVQAWIDAGNANALPDETNAPFILTPPLFRIDPGQGQSLRVLYTKDALPQHRESLFWLNVLEVPPEADNAEAQPNALQLAFRSRIKLFFRPAALESSAADAPSKVTWKLARIDGSRYGLEAHNPTPYHVTFSRVALKTGDTVRTNLLGGMVDPGATATFGIDGLTALPGGPVEVDYTYLDDYGTGVAGKAVPQPAR, via the coding sequence ATGAATCGATACGCCGGAAAATGGAAAGCGTGGACGCTCGCCGTCGCTACGCTCGTCTCGCTCGTCGCCGGAAGCGCTCAGGCGAGCGTCGTGATTGGCGGCACACGCGTCGTCTATCCGGAAAAGGACCGCGAAGTGACGGTGAGGCTCACCAACGAAGGGGAAAAGCCGGCGCTGGTTCAGGCGTGGATCGATGCGGGCAATGCCAACGCGCTGCCCGACGAAACGAACGCGCCGTTCATCCTCACGCCGCCGCTGTTCCGCATCGATCCCGGCCAGGGCCAGAGCCTGCGCGTGCTCTACACGAAAGACGCACTCCCGCAACACAGGGAATCGCTGTTCTGGCTCAACGTGCTCGAAGTCCCACCCGAAGCCGACAACGCCGAAGCGCAGCCCAACGCGCTGCAACTGGCGTTCCGTTCGCGCATCAAGCTGTTCTTCCGGCCGGCCGCGCTGGAAAGCAGCGCCGCCGACGCTCCGTCGAAGGTCACGTGGAAGCTCGCACGCATCGACGGCAGCCGCTACGGCCTCGAAGCGCACAACCCGACGCCTTACCACGTCACGTTCAGCCGCGTCGCGCTCAAGACGGGCGATACGGTCCGAACGAATCTGCTCGGCGGAATGGTCGACCCCGGCGCGACCGCCACGTTCGGCATCGACGGGCTCACGGCCCTGCCCGGCGGCCCGGTGGAAGTCGACTACACGTATCTCGACGACTACGGCACCGGCGTTGCCGGCAAGGCCGTGCCTCAACCCGCCAGATAA